The Cydia splendana chromosome 7, ilCydSple1.2, whole genome shotgun sequence genome contains the following window.
TAAGAACTAAAATGTCTGCATATCACTTCCTGCTTTATCGACAATTTCAGTGGCGTCATCTGTTACGTTCGAGAAGAAACCCTCTTGTCTATGGAACAGTTGTCGAAGCGGAATGTTCCAAATTTGAGCAATTTGAATAATTCAAagaatatttttatacaaatgTGATATAATTCCAAATGTGTCGCGAtgagatatttttatttatcaagagTTGATTAAAGTTTCCGAATTATGTGATCTATCACAGGATATGCCTCTACAATATTTTCGAATAGTGTTTTTGCACGTACGCCACTGGCGATTATTTTTAGAACGTTACCTTTATTTGTCACTGTCAACTAACGTAGCTGTCAACTTGTCAAGTGTCAGTCAGTTGAGTGAAATGAAATACATGCAGCGTGTTTTCTAACATTATCGTTGACTGTGAATTCTGTGTAGTTAATTATAAATTTCAAAAAGATGAAGAGGAATAAACCCCGTGGGAAGGCACAGATGAAGAAAATGCGGAGCAACGATGAAGATCCCGAAGAAGCAAAGTAAGTTACAAGAATCACTTGTAGGTTACGTCGATTTTGTTGTTTCTAAGGGCAATAAAACTAAAGTTTTgaaaagttatttaattatattttggaAACTGTTAAGTCCAACTGTTTAGTGAAAACATCTGTATCTGGCTATTGTAGTGTGCCATATTTCAAATGCGAGAATGAAAACACTTGATGCATTAATTATTGCCGAGGcccattgatatagaataagaactggatacccaatcagccgcaaaaaatggccccgcaaaagtaacgttaaaacagatcacgcgttactttttcgtttagtcttgtatggaccgctcaaatgtgaagttgtcaacaatgtcgtaaaaatatgcaaaaataacaatgataaaacaaggaaaaagcatggaatgtatttctttcggttagtgctttggatagcattacataatttatgtaatctggtggtaatttcatggttttgaataaattattttgttagtaccaaagaagggatgtgaaggaacaaaaatctaatgagtcgatgtgaggttaatacttttttatttttatatggaattcgtaacatataatattatgtttaaattcaagatttccaagaaaacctatgcgacgtgcagagtggactgctattatagcaagagataggggtgatgcagttttaaacaaaggcaaaacggcacttgtgtgttcagCCCATTTCCTTGTTTCtgacatatacacgaccaataaggtcatcgactaactgtaaatgctaaacctgtctgaacacagtgacaaccacaggattttttgataaagaccataaccaatcagtaccagtagcgacctaaatgtccccatgcactatattgcaaagaactaaagcgcgaagagtattatgtagatctaaaatacacagttatttaataagttgaatttatttcaaggaaaatagtatttaaagacgaatgcttacttattaaaaataaatttgttttatgataacttacaagGGTTGTcaccatgaattaattttatttgaactcccgatcaaattaaatttgtttcatttattactttgatttttctgtacagtaatacctattaaaatgtaccaaagggactctattcgttcattattctcgtttgacgttgtttgacgtaaatacaatggtgacgttatattacgtttagtgccatcggacttaaaagttttaacagtgttggtactaatgtttacaaatctgacacttaatgcttacgacagtaagttcttttccgtacaaaatatttatcttgactcaaaatttacgtaagcgtttttatcatcaatgcaaattttccgctaatgtcattctgacccacattttgttgacgtttttgttccgctctgtgtgtctatttctaatattaagtcagtgccGAGGCCCCAAGCCCCCTGGCCATGTAGCAACCGTTATTAtttccttattttattttaaaaattatacctAACCTATTGTACCAATACCAATTTTATTTACAGGTTATCACAGTTGCTCTTCCACAAATCAAAAAATATGTCAGAAAAACTGAAATCTCAAGATGATTCAAACTCAGAGTTGGACCTGAAACCTGCATggactgatgatgatgaccaaAACCAGGTTGCTTCTAATCCCATGTTCAAAGGCAAAGCACAGTATGCTGACAAACTGAAACAAAAATTTGAGACAATGATGGGTACACCAAGTTGGGCAAAAATCAAACCAAAAACAGGTGATGAGGCCACAGACAACATTTTAAATAGAGTTGGACACTTAGAGTCCAAAAAGAGGATGCAAGCTGGTACAGGGTTAAAACCAAAGGTTTTGGAAATAAGGCCGGCTCAAGATGCAAACACTGACACAAAAAATGAAGGCCCTAACATATATTGTGTTGAGTTTCATCCTAAACTAAGTGTTGCACTTGTGGGTGGCTCTGCGGGAGTTGTATCTTTACTCTCTTTATCAGCTCAGCAAAATAAAAAACTACATAGTTTTGAGTTGAAACAATGGGAAATTCATAATGCTAAATTTACTCCCAGTGGCACTCATGCATTTATTACATCAACAAGCCGACACAGACAGTACTGTTACTATGATCTTATAAAAGCTGTCCCAGAAATTATTGACCTGCCAAATCTCGTAAGAAATACTAAGAATTTTGAGTTGTCCAGAGATGGGAAGTATATTGCCATTTGTGGTGGATTTGATGAAGTACTTATTTTCTCAGCAACATCCAGGGAGTTAATCAGACGATTGAAAAATAATTCAGACATTGTTTCAATATGTTTCTCAGACACTAGTGACCAACTGTATTGTTATGGAGTTCAAGGTGAGGTAACAATGTGGGATTTATCTACATTTAGATCATACAGGAAATTCTATGACCAAGGATGTGTGAGTGGTTCCATTATCACCACCAGTCCATGCGGGAGGCTGTTAGCCACGGGCAGCGGAGAAGGCATTGTGAATATCTATCAAACTTCAGCACTGAAGGAATCAACCACATATAACCCGGAGCCGTTTCACGTTGTCAGCAGTTTGTGTACCAAGATAACTGGTCTCCAATTTAATCCAACTACAGAGATAATGGCTATCATATCAAATGTTCTACTGAGTGCTGCAAAACTTGTGCACATACCTTCATATAAGATTTTCCAGAACTTTCCCACTCAAGGAAAGGATATTGGTCTGTTGAATTGTATTGGATTTTCACCTAACGGTGGTTACATGGGTGTTGGGAATGACAAGACGCGTGCTCTACTGTACAGGcttaaacattacaaaaattattaatatgtcAATATAATGTTTGTAAACAAATAATGCACATTTGGTATTTTCTTCCCTTTGCCTCATCCTTAACATCAGCGGCGGGCCGCATGcagcccgcgaacctctcggttgcggcccgcgagcctccctgattatttgtatgtaatattgacaaacgacaatgtctgctaaagtcacaaatattaccaaattGCGGGCCGCGTCAATTTCGTTAAcgactatgtggcccttggctgcgaaaagattgccgaccgctgcttaaCATGTTCCCTGTCCATGTTAAAGGACTGAACCTCTTTTATCCAAAAGGATGCCTAGCACACAGGCATTCAAGTGAACTTCATTTTACGATTTTTGTCATTAATTTATCAACTACTTATTTGTTTGCAGAAAATCTTCAATctcatcaaaaacattacatgtaaggggtcatccattaattacgtcacacgtttagggggagggagggggtccagaaaatgtgacatattgtgacatgggggaggggggagacacaaactttgtgacgtcactttaacttcatcagtaaccgaattttttttttgattattttattcgctgtacatttaaataacaagtttttaaaacgataatcatttttattcttttaattttctttcctaagcagttttgggttataaaattactaatatttatatcgtcaaaaatattttgataaaatattaataatacttaggtacttaagtacttaattcgatttggcgatttcgtagaaaaaatgtgacgtcacactaggggggaggggtttgccaaatgtgacaagggggggggggggggtcaaaaaacctagaaattcgtgtgacgtaattaatggatgacccctaataagtttttggcaaaaatttaatttttggtacaagcttttatcgctgactgtacttttcttacgacagacaactaatactcatcgagacaattctaaaaacccctaacacaattaggttgcgttgttacatcacagagttcctatgcccacctcctgtctccatcatcagatcagttcgacagtaccatattattgtattgtcatcagaactacgtggtactatacagcacgtccacggatgattttattatttcttttgcggtacatattcatgaaaagaaatgtacttttatgtacttatgtttttaaaaaatgtactcgcacggttttggcatagcaacatacaggtcgtggtcgtgctgacaggggtgcgaaactcctgacttcggtcaaactcggctccgctcggctcaggattgctccgagcaattattagggttagcaccacttgacttccttttgcgtgcacgaccacagataagataatcacttgatttttgacaaccctaaatagccgaaagggatagtgccatatattagaaagggacagcatgattcgaccctgaaccgctgtcaaacttcgtttttgcaggaagtttcctttctgtacggtagtactattaattattctgtggtgcTGAGTAGATACTCCCTGGCACGTCCACACTATATTTATGGTTAATTTAATGgtcaaatgaatacaaaacaaatgtactCAAATTGTACTATCTACAACTCGGAGATCTACAAGCACATCAAAATGTGACAGTGGTACTGCAAAAATCGCTGTCATGATTAAAAAAGGTGAacgtaagggctgatttagacggcgcgcgaactcgcatgcgactttcattacattgcgggatTGGTCGGCTGGTTGAAATGCACGTAACCAACAGTTCGCAATgaaactaaaatcgcatgagaGTGCGCGCGCGCGTGATGTCTAAATGGGGGATCATCTATGTaacgggaccttattgtcgatggcgtttACGTCGCACTGCGACGCGTAGCGTTGCAtccatgacgctacgatccttagaagatggttaaattacttttctcaaaaatggacggcaaagtcgactttgccgtttaaaaaataggtcgcgaagcgcgtagtttatggtcagtcaaaaattaaaaagttaaaaacattgcagtctcgattttgggactgcaatgttgcatacaaattccattatttgtcgagttccaaactttttaaaagttgaaatggccatatcaaatgaaggcacaggcccattaaacagccaaacagatgattagtaccgcgactatttagctatctcaaataggttggcgtattttcggcagaaaaatacacttcaatttttttattaaaaaaataaaaaggcggcaaagctaattttttcaattgtttctacttttttctgttaaaatatatacgtaagaacgttgcttttgtaaaatatttctatgatatttatatttcttgcaccatttttgagaaaagcactatatatgactcggctggaaggctacttgctggcttcggattcaattaaacggactcccaaggtcgtccgtttaaaacgaatcctcagcctgcaagtacctacttccgagcctcgacaataatgtactattaaacaactgtaccgatattcgaaacctaagaataatattgagaatggcaacattgtgttgtcggtcgtattgtccttttctagcatatacgtccctctctctctctcacattcccaccacagagcagttggttttgacaggtgttgacagttaccgccacaacaaatttccaagtcattggcttgctgtttttccatctggaaggtcgtgaagctaaactgctggtgagtttttgaatttgtaccccagtttagctgactatattgaaaaacagtttctaacggcttttgccgttcgaaataaatatttaaatttagttgtccgttaaactatctagcaaataaaaacgatccggaatagtgatgtgcaagtgttttcaaaggctgGCTATGCCAATGcaaatactaaaacacatgttagaaaacacatcgagctggtaaagcgtgcacgtgtcaccattataatttaattttatacattaagtctcttcagagtcttgttagtttaaatctttgtgtgtgtgtataataacggttgaaattataatacataAATGGTGATCTGTGGAGGCATACCCttcagttttcaagtgatttgtgttttcgaatacgaaaggatcggatagttaatacgtgttacgtagaacctacgtatgaaggtagaagcttatagacgtgtaggttttatctgtccatgtatctatcagcaatttgtctttttatcccgttccgggttaatataatatttattgcaaaatttattttttggtaataaacttgctgataaataatgtgtacttacccgcttaggagtcgacgaagccccgcttcgcggggcttctatttccgctctgagggacacgaggtaacgaacaaacctacatcgcaaacattgcatttatttttgtggaaagtgagtacttcggcggtacataaacttaaatctgactagacatagagagagattagcatGGCTCTGCGCAAGAATGACATGCGAAATCGTGAAGTATTTCACTCTTTATCTACCAACGTATATCTCTCCAACTAGatctttgattaaaaaaaaaaaaaaaaaaggttaaaatgtaggtaggtacctacttaaataaataacttagcagGTACTTACAGCCTAAAAAGTTTAAGGAAAGAACTCTTGCATGTAGTTGCTATATGTGCTTGTTTTATTTTGGATTTgaataatttgattattaattctatacgtaattacatacaagagggtcaattcttaagcctacctacctacctacataaatagtacaCTTGTAAACGTTTCAAATAAAATCGGAAGCCTGTGATTTGGAAAGGCATTAACGATACGGGAATCTTTAGATTGATTCATTGACGAAGACGCATGGTTTGGttcatattgtcaaattatattagttaactgtagagttaaagtttagttttggcaaatctgcgcgtcaccgTGAATGACACTCTAAAAGTGCCTGTTAAAGCCTGCTTAAAGCCTTTCACCTTGTCGAGCAAGGAACCCGCAACTAAGGGAATATTACCCACAGGGTATTTGATTAGAATGATATTCTTAAACCTACGTCTGTTATGGTTCCACCTGCGTGAGGTGTGCCTAAGAGAAACTtttattcgttcacaaactaacgtcatgttatttgtgataaaaccaatatattatgtacctatctaagcctgcgcaaggctgccatgtttccacctgcgtaaggtgtgccaaagaatctttgattcgttcacaaactgacgtcaagttattgatgatgatattataacctatgtaagcctgcgcaaggcatgtcagacatattcacagaaatataaatgatatggttATAACACAAGCGAGCGAAGTAGGCcacaatcagaaaaatattacaaagatgaatttgtaaatatctcctcttagagaaagtaaaaagggtttaaaataatgttttggaTAAAAAATCAGTCGAAATAGGCAAGGCTTCGTTATTAGAGTTTTCATTTCTGTTTACCAATCTATTCTAAGGGTCCCGAACACCCTGTTGGCTAAACCCAAAATTGGGCTAATTAACTGTGGTAAAAGTgaaaactacttactatttacaataacatttctaaaatcataaaaggtaaaaaataacctaagattccaggcctatttcgactcatttttattttaaagatgataaaatctttgcaacctaatatatgaataaaattgtggtctggagacgctaagcctcataacttgggcggcATAGATAATACTAAGAAATTTTGTCgctgaatttcgactataagcccAGGCAGAATATTGATAATTAAAATAAGGAGTGGTCAATCCTCCAAGGTCCAGATAATCTGTGGACTCTAATTAAATCAGGCTCGGTAAGCTCACGACACGACAGAGCTTACGATTCCATTCTGAAATAAGCTatgtttacaatatatattactcatagtgtgaaacaaacagcctGCTCAAGGTGTACAAAAGGTCCGTTTAACGGCGCTATGAATATCTAAAAACCTTTGAAGTCTAGGCCTGCTAAGgcagactagaaataaatacatatgatcccaatgtaagagcagctcacagttgcataaattatatttgcctcgagagcactagtctttcagttaacatgtttacgagtacctacctatgtacacgatatgaccaaggttacctacctatctaattattatatccctgactgccatggtatgggaaattataatattatgtgctggcggtgctgcacaagcatgtttgaaataaaatatacgaaACTGGCCTAACGGGCGtttatgaattatgtattttacaccCTTATGTCTGTATTGTGACCCTGGAAGTTTTAAACCACCTGTATCGTAAATGCTCCCAtgcacggattaagtttattataaactacCCATGCCCTAACCTCAAGGGAAAGTGCTTCTATGCACGGACCAGATACTGTTACCACTTAATTCACTTATCATGACTTGACATAGTCTACAGCAACTCGCAACTTCATTTGACTTTTACTCCCTATTTATAACTAGaggttaatttttttcaagtatGTACCAAATTGTGAACTAAATCCGCATATAAAAATGCCAACAGGCAGTAGGATTGCTAGAAAGCATGACCtaaataaaaaacatgtttGAGACAAAAACTTTCTTATATTTGTATTACAGGAGTGTATCAATTGGCTATTTTGTTGAGATTAAACATccgggccattttatttaaagttgtcccctacacttttttttcaaaattgggatttttatgttatttctactcagaatcacgagctctttctatcctaacaggagaaaaaaagtgtaccaaggtttttttcccatttcgttaccattttttcatagactttgtatggcggcttcggaatggaaagatcgaaaaatgtatggaaatcttgggacactttttttctcctattaggatcaaaagagctcatgattctgagtcgaaataacataaaaaaaatcccaatttggaaaaaaaagtgtaggggacaactttaaataaaatggcccatcgAATACAGGTTTTTATGACTTAGtcaaacaaataatttaatttgacgTTATAAAAGTCTTGACAATGTTACGTTTTCGTGctaaacataaattaaatatttatgcatGTTAATACCATGTCAGCTAGgagcttaaaataaaaatagtacgAACACAATTATCTAAAAAgagaaaagaaataaaaatcacaGTGATGATTACTTCATAGTTACAATTAACTAACGCTAATACAATCACCATAAAGCTAATGGACCTAACATCCCGCCTTAATTATGCTTTTAttactaaataatataaataggtaattCATCTAGCAATAAGAGCTATACTCGTAGTATCGTCGATGTAATAcatgaaataaactttattatttatttcaacaaaatcggtatatttataaaaatcgCCACTCacattaaatacaaaaaaaggtTATAATGCGCAAATTATAGTAGCTACGATGAGGCTGAAGTAACATTACATGCGATGCCTACAATTAAATATAATCATAAAAGTCATATAGGATAAGGTCCATTGGCGTGGTTGGTACAACAGTACCTCGCAAACTATTAGTCATCTTCTATACCTACGAGTTCCAACTGGGATCTCAAATTCACGCTTCAGTTAAAATTATAATCTTGCGTTCACAATAACTAATTTATTGTTATAATATTTGATTATCTTTTCTAAAAGTCCTGCAGTCTGACAGTTATAACAGAGggctaaaatattgaaaataggGCTATCAAAACATGAGTTTTACTGAATTGGTTTTACCtacaaagatttttttagagTCCGGCCaaactaactttgcaccgacttgaacaTGACAAAGTGTGGGCATTTGGTAATTGCAAATGTCATGCAgagttaaggccgtaacacactatcgcaccgcaccaaggtcattgtgcgacgcaccgataaagagatatcgctttctcgctcttacttatgggtgcgtcgcacaatgaccttggtgcggtgcgatagtgtgttaccactattaGGTTAGTCTCTTTCAATTATTATTAAGACAAAATATATGGGTGGTATAAATTGTGTGAACgattttttaaccttttgaacgccagacgGCGAAGGAATATGCCGTGCCCCGGTGGCCAGGCAACCCGATTATTTAAGCGAAATTGAACTTAACGGAGTCCCGCGTAAGTCCCAATTGCATTGGCGAAGCTGACGGCTGTAGCCGTCGTTGGCGTCCTTGGCAAGATTTTCCGATGACGGCCACGGCCGTCTGTGACTGTCAAAAGGTGAATTAGCGCTCTATTACAACTTATCTAGAGCGGAAGGTTTATTATGGTTGAGTTATAACATGGTAAACGAAAATAAAGCACGTCACATTCGGTCAAGGGTATTGGAAAGTGGCATACACTATGTTGCCGTTATCACGCATTAAACGCTGCCATAGGCTTACTGTAAAGTAACTATAACGATCGACGCATAGTCATCGTATAGAAAGAGCAGGTGTGAAACCCCCCTCAGACATTATTGAATAAACGAGACTCTGCCATGAAGAAGTATTCTTTACTGAggtatgaaatatattataaagaATATATTTAAAGAAGAAGAATATATTTAAAAGAATTACTCATATTAATACGGTTTTACTCACGTTTATAGTTATTGCGAATGGGTCTCACAACTCTCGGTGCTCGAAAGTGGAAACCTATGTTCACTTTATGGAGTTCACTTGCGTCactataagtatatattatgcGAAAATTATTCCGTCAGGCTAATCGTCTACATTTTGAATTTAACGGCTAGGACAGTACTGTAGAGTCGATGTTCTTAAAACGTGCAAAAAATGTTTTGTCTCCATCGACACGACAGTAACAAAATCACCGCCAAAAACACGCTAGGTGCGTTTATTTTGTATTAGGAATAGGGCGTTTAGCAAAGAAAgtgttaaatatat
Protein-coding sequences here:
- the LOC134792198 gene encoding U3 small nucleolar RNA-associated protein 18 homolog, which produces MKRNKPRGKAQMKKMRSNDEDPEEAKLSQLLFHKSKNMSEKLKSQDDSNSELDLKPAWTDDDDQNQVASNPMFKGKAQYADKLKQKFETMMGTPSWAKIKPKTGDEATDNILNRVGHLESKKRMQAGTGLKPKVLEIRPAQDANTDTKNEGPNIYCVEFHPKLSVALVGGSAGVVSLLSLSAQQNKKLHSFELKQWEIHNAKFTPSGTHAFITSTSRHRQYCYYDLIKAVPEIIDLPNLVRNTKNFELSRDGKYIAICGGFDEVLIFSATSRELIRRLKNNSDIVSICFSDTSDQLYCYGVQGEVTMWDLSTFRSYRKFYDQGCVSGSIITTSPCGRLLATGSGEGIVNIYQTSALKESTTYNPEPFHVVSSLCTKITGLQFNPTTEIMAIISNVLLSAAKLVHIPSYKIFQNFPTQGKDIGLLNCIGFSPNGGYMGVGNDKTRALLYRLKHYKNY